In the genome of Anabaena cylindrica PCC 7122, the window CAAAGAAATTGTCATGAATACTGACTTTTTCTAGTTTTAAAACATCAACATAGATAGCAGCTAATGTTTTTTCTATAGATGTGCGTGGTGGAACAAAAACAACTTCACTATCTCTGAGGAATGTATCGGCTATCGGTAAAGCTTTGCGGTTAACTTTACCATTTGGTGTTAATGGTAATGCCTCAAGTATGACAAACACATTGGGTATCATGTAATCCGGCAGTCTCAACTCTAAAAAGTGCCGCAATTCAGCAATTATCAATTTTTGTTCTGAGCGGGGAACTAGATACGCGACTAAACGTTGAAAATCTGCTTGATCTGAGTGAACTATAACCACAACTTCGCGGATATCTGGATGTTGACTAATAACTGATTCAATTTCCCCTAGTTCTATTCGGAAGCCACGGAGTTTAACTTGATAATCAACACGACCAAGATATTCAATATCACCATGAGATAAATAACGAGCTAAATCACCAGTTTTATAAAGACGACTATCTAATTCTTGGCTAAAAGGATGGGGAATAAACTTTTCGTTGGTCAAATCAGGACGATTCAAATAACCTCTAGCAAGTCCAACGCCACCGATGTGTAATTCTCCAGGTACACCCACAGGAGTAGGTTTTCCTTGACCATCGAGAATATAAATTTGGGTATTGCTAATGGGGCGACCAATAGGCACAAATGGCAATTGGCTATGAGGCTGACATTGCCAAAAAGTCACATCAATTGCTGCTTCCGTCGGACCATACAAGTTATGTAAATCAGCATCCAGAAGGGCAAAAAAGCGGTCTTGTAAAGTTTTAGGTAAAGCTTCTCCACTGCAAATTACCCGTTTCAGAAAACGACAAGTTTCTAAACCTGACTCTTCTAAAAACACTTGCAGCATCGCCGGCACAAAATGTACAGTTGTGATTTGCTCCCTGGCAATTAATTGAACTAAATAAGCACTATCTTGATGTCCTCCTGGTTGGGCAATTACTAATTTTGCTCCGGTGATTAATGTCCAGAAAAATTCCCAAACTGAAACATCAAAACTGAAAGGAGTTTTTTGTAAAACTCGGTCTTGTGGTGTTAAGTTATAGGTGTCTTGCATCCACAATAAACGATTACACAGCCCTTTATGGGTGTTCATTGCTCCCTTGGGTTTGCCTGTGGAACCGGAGGTGTAGATGACGTAAATTAGGTTTTCACTAGTAACGCTACTTTGGGGATTTTGGGGATTATAAAGGGTGATTTTATCCCAATCTGTATCTAGACAAATAACTTGGGCTGAATGAGTGGGTAGTGTTTCTAGTAGTGATGTTTGGGTGAGTAAAATGGGAACTTGGGCATCTGCCAACATGAAGGCAATACGCTCTGGGGGATAGGCTGGATCTAAGGGAACGTAAGCTCCTCCGGCTTTGAGAATCCCTAAGAGTCCCACAACCATTTCAAGGGAACGTTCTATACAAATGCCGACTAGTGTTTCTGGTTTTACACCCAGTTTTTGCAGATAATGTGCTAACTGATTGGCTTTGGTATTGAGTTCTCTATAGGTTAATTGCTCATTTTCAAAGACTACAGCAATTGCATCTGGTGTGAGTTCTACTTGTTGTTCAAATAGTTGATGAATACAACTTTGTTGGGGATAATCTACTTGAGTTTGATTCCACTCGACTAACAGTTGATTTTCTTCTTTTGGGGTGAGTAGTGGCAGTTCTAAAAGTCGCTGGTCTGGATTGGCGGCTATTGCTGTGAGTAATGTTTCTAAATGCCCCAACATTCGCGTAATGGTAGGCTGATCAAAACGCTGACACTTATAGGCAATTTTCAAGACTAACTCTGAGCCAGGAATTGCAGATAAAGTTAAAGGAAAATTGGTTTTTTCAAAACTGCGAACTTTAACAATGTTTAAATCGGTAATTTGTTCCTGTAAAGAAGCATCTATAGGGTAGTTTTCAAACACTACAATACTTTCAAACAGGGGCAGATGCCTGGGTACTTGACTCCAACCGTGAATTTCTACTAGGGGACTATATTCATATTGACGTGATTCCACCTGTTGTTCTTGGAGTAGTTGAAGCCAAGGAATTAGGGAGTCAAAGGCATCTATTTTTACCCGCATCGGTAGGGTATTAATAAATAGTCCGACCATTGATTCTACATTTTCTAAAGTAGAAGGGCGACCAGAAACAGTAGCGCCAAATACGACATCTTCTTGACCACTGTATTTTTTTAGAAGTAATGCCCAAGCCCCTTGTATTAAAGTATTAAGGGTGAGATGTTGTTGCTGTGCTAAAGATTGTAATGCGGCTGTGATTGTTAGTGATAGTTGGATTGTTTGTTCAGCGTGAATATCTTCTTGTGTTCGAGTAATTTGGTCTACTCCCAAGGGTGTTGGGGCTGTAAAACCTTTTAGTTTTTCTTGCCAAAAAACTTGAGCTTCCGTTAGGTTTTGTTGCTGTAACCAGGCAATGTAGTCGCGGTAGGGGCGGGGTGATTTGAGAATAGGGCGATCGCACTGGCAAAGTCCTTTATAGTGGACAAGTACTTCTAAAAAAATGATCGGTACAGACCATCCATCTAGGAGTAAATGGTGATGACTCCAGGCGAAATGGTAACTGGTATCTGTCAGACGAATGAGAATTAGCCGCATTAGGGGCGCTTTGGATAGTTCAAAACCCCGTTTTCGGTCAGTGTCTAATAAAGTATCTAGTCGTTCTTGTTGTTCAATGGGTAGAATTCCTCGCCAATCTTGTTCTTCCCAGGGAACATTGACTTTTTGACCTACGACTTGCAAGGGTTTTTCTAAGTTTTCCCAGACAAAAGCAGTGCGTAAAACTGGATGCTGATTGATTGTTTGCTGCCAAGCTTGAGTAAAGGCTGAAATGTTTAATTGTCCATGTAAGTCGCAGATCAGTTGAGTGATATATGTGCCGGATGTTGGTTCATAAAGGCTATGAAACAGCATTCCCTGTTGCATGGGGGAGAGAGGATACACATCTTCAATATTTTTTGCCCTCATCCTATAGCCCCTCCTTCAAACTCCACCATTGCCAATACAGCATCTAATTCTTTTTGATCAAACTGTGCTAAGGGAAAATCAGAAGGTGTGAATCCACCTATATGAGAAGATTGACAATGGGCAATGAGCGATCGCAATCTTTCCAGAAAATATTGTGCTAATTGTTCCACTGTGGTTTTTTTATGAATATTTTGACTGTATGTCCAATCCATTCTCAGTTGACTATTAACTACAATCCCATTCACGGCTAAAACATGGCTACGACTTGCTTTTAAGCTGTAAGTCAATCCACAGGATTCTTTTGTTGGCAAAAATAGCGCCGAATTTGAAAATACTTGGTCTATCTGACCCAAATAATTGAAAACTACCTCTGCTTGGGGCATTTCTCGCAATTGGGCTTTAATTTCTCCATCTTGGCTAAGATAACGCAGTAAACCGTAGCCAATACCCCTATTGGGAATACGCCGTAATTGCTCTTTAATAGATTTCAATTCTTCCCCTAAATCAGAAGTCTGTTTGAGTTCTAACAAGATGGGAAATAGGTTAGTAAACCATCCTACAGTCCTTGACAAATCCACATCATCAAAGATTGCTTCCCGTCCATGTCCCTCTAATTCCACTAGCAGTGATTCTGTTCCCGTCCATCTTCTAAAGGACTGTACTAAAGCTGTTAACAGTACATCATTAATTTGAGTTTTATAGGCTTGGGGTACTTCCTGTAACAGTAGCTGAGTTTCTTCTACAGTCAAGAAAATAGATACCGTACTCACTGATGCTTCAATATTTTCACCACCAAGATAATCCACTGGTAGTTTAGAAATATTTCTGTAGGCATCCCTCAGCCAATAATCTAATTCTGACTTAATTTTTTCTGACTGGGCGTAATCTGTTAATCGTTTTGACCAATCTTGAAATGAGGTAGTTTTCGGCGGTAAATGAACAACTTGATCCAAAATCAACTGCTCATAAACTGTTTGTAAATCTTCCAGCAAAATCCGCCAGGAAACACCATCTACAACTAAGTGGTGAATGACTAACAGTAGACGACTCGACTGATTAGCACCAAGATCAAATAAACAAACTCGGACTAAGGAACCTTGTGATAGATTCAAACTAGCTTGTAATTGAGTTGCGATCACCTCAATTTCTGATAGTGTAGACAACTTTATCTTTGTAAACGGGACATCTGCATTTAGATCACCATTAACCTGCCGCCAGCTATCACCCAGACGCTCAAAACGCATACGCAGAGCATCATGGTGTACCAATAGATGTTGTAAAGCTTGCTCTAACAACATAGTGTTTAAAGGTTGTCGCACCTCCAGCAATACCGCTTGATTCCAATGGTACGGTTCTAGAAATTCCTGCTCAAAAAACCATTGCTGAATAGGAGTGTGTGGATGTGTACCGATAACTAAACCTTGTTCAGGTTGGACTAATTGATTTTTCCCTACTACTGTTGCTAATTCAGCAATAGTCTGATGTTGAAATAGCTGTTTTGGTGTTAGCTGTAAACCTGCGCGATGGGCTAGAAAAATGATTTGCAGACTGAGAATTGAATCACCGCCTAGCTCAAAAAAATTGTCTTGAATGCCTATTGGTTCCCGTCTGAGGACATGACTCCAAATACCAGCTAGTGCCTCCTCAACAGAGTTATGGGGGGGAATAAAAGCGGTTGCCAAATCGGGTCTTGTCGCATCAGGAGCCGGTAGCGATCGCCTATCTACTTTACCATTAGCTGTCAGAGGTAAAGCATCGAGAATCACGAAAGCAGATGGAACCATATAATCAGGTAATTTTTCCTTTAAAAAGCTCCGCAGTTCCCCAAGGAAATATCCTGTTTTGTGATCTTCCCCATTTCTGATCACATAGCCAACCAATCGCTTCTCACCAGGTAAATCCTCTCTTGCCAAAACCACCACTTCCCGGACATCTGGGTGTTGACTAAGAACTGATTCAATTTCCCCTAGTTCTATTCGGAAGCCCCGGAGTTTAACTTGATAATCAACACGACCAAGATATTCAATATCACCATTAGATAAATAACGAGCTAAATCACCAGTTTTATAAAGACGACTATCTAATTCTTGGCTAAAAGGATGGGGAATAAACTTTTCGTTGGTCAAATCAGGACGATTCAAATAACCTCTAGCCAGTCCAACGCCACCGATGTGTAATTCTCCAGGTACACCCACAGGAGTAGGTTTTCCTTGACCATCGAGAATATAAATTTGGGTATTGCTAATGGGGCGACCAATAGGCACAAATGGCAATTGGCTATGAGGCTGACATTGCCAAAAAGTCACATCAATTGCTGCTTCCGTCGGACCATACAAGTTATGTAAATCAGCATCCAGAAGGGCAAAAAAGCGGTCTTGTAAAGTTTTAGGTAAAGCTTCTCCACTGCAAATCACCCGTTTTAGACAACGACAAGTTTCTAAACCTGACTCTTCTAAAAACACTTGCAGCATCGCCGGCACAAAATGTACAGTTGTGATTTGCTCCCTGGCAATTAATTGAACTAAATAAGCACTATCTTGATGTCCTCCTGGTTGGGCAATTACTAATTTTGCTCCGGTGATTAATGTCCAGAAAAATTCCCAAACTGAAACATCAAAACTGAAAGGAGTTTTTTGTAAAACTCGGTCTTGTGGTGTTAATTTATAGGTGTCTTGCATCCACAATAAACGATTACACAGCCCTTTGTGGGTGTTCATTGCTCCCTTGGGGTTGCCTGTGGAACCGGAGGTGTAGATGACGTAAATTAGGTTTTCACTAGTAACGCTACTTTGGGGATTTTGGGGATTATAAAGGGTGATTTTATCCCAATCTGTATCTAGACAAATAACTTGGGCTGAATGAGTGGGTAGTGTTTCTAGTAGTGATGTTTGGGTGAGTAAAATGGGAACTTGGGCATCTGCCAACATGAAGGCAATACGCTCTGGGGGATAGGCTGGATCTAAGGGAACGTAAGCTCCTCCGGCTTTGAGAATCCCTAAGAGTCCCACAACCATTTCAATGGAACGTTCTATACAAATGCCGACTAGTGTTTCTGGTTTTACACCCAGTTTTTGCAGATAATGTGCTAATTGATTGGCTTTGGTATTGAGTTCTCTATAGGTTAATTGCTCATTTTCAAAGACCAAAGCAATTGCATCTGGTGTGAGTTCTACTTGTTGTTCAAATAGTTGATGAATACAACTTTGTTGGGGATAATCTACTTGAGTTTGATTCCACTTGACTAACAGTTGATTTTCTTCTTTCGGGGTGAGTATTGGTAGTTCTAAAAGTCGCTGGTCTGGATTGGCGGTTATGGCTGTGAGTAATGTTTCTAAATGCCCTGCCATTCTGCTAATTGTTGAGGCATCAAACAAATCAGTATTGTATTCAAAAGCAGCTCTCAGTCCTGAATCCTCCTGTTCCATATACAGCGTCAGATCGAACTTAGCACTGCCAAGTTCAGTTTCCACAGCACTAACAGTCAACCCTGCCAACTTTAATGCAGACATAGGTGCATTTTGCAGCACAAACATGACTTGAAACAGAGGTGTATGACTCAAAGACCGTTGTGGCTGAAGTTCTTCAACCAACTGCTCAAAAGGTAAATCCTGATGAGCATAGGCTCCCAGCGCGACTTCTCGCAATCGACCGAGTAATTCCCTAAAAGTGAGATCACCAGATAAATCCGTTCTTAACACCAGGGTATTGACAAACAAGCCAACTAATTGCTCTGTCTCCCCTTGATTGCGGTTAGCAATTGGTGTCCCCACCACGATATCTGTACTATTTGTGTAGCGTCCCAGCAGCACCTTAAAAGCCGTCAGCAAAGTCATAAACAAGGTACTCCCTGTTTGTTGACTTAACATATTCAGAGCGATGGTTAATTCTGGCGAAATAGTAAAGGCATGAATAGCACCCTGAAATGTCTGCACCGCAGGTCTGGGGCGGTCTGTGGGTAATTCTAATTTAGGGGGTAAAGCTTCTAAATGTTTACGCCAGTATAATATCTGCTCTTGTAGTACTTCTCCCTTTAACCATTGTCGTTGCCATGAAGCAAAGTCTGTATATTGGATAGGTAATTCTGGCATAGTCGGAGTTTGACCTGCACAAAAAGCTGTATAAAGCTGCGACACCTCACGCATAACGACACCAATTGACCAGCCATCAGCAATAATATGGTGTATGGTCAACAATAAGATGTGTTCTTTTTCTCCAACGTTCAGTAATTTTACTCGTAATAGGAAGTCATGGTTGAGGTCAAAAGGAGATTGTGCTTCTGCTAAAACCAGTTGTTTAATTTCAGTTTCTCGTTGCTGGGTGGGTAATGCACTCAAGTCAAGAATGTTTAACTGTATCGGTCTTGTGGGTGAGATAAATGCTATTGGTTGCCCTGCGAC includes:
- a CDS encoding non-ribosomal peptide synthetase — translated: MRAKNIEDVYPLSPMQQGMLFHSLYEPTSGTYITQLICDLHGQLNISAFTQAWQQTINQHPVLRTAFVWENLEKPLQVVGQKVNVPWEEQDWRGILPIEQQERLDTLLDTDRKRGFELSKAPLMRLILIRLTDTSYHFAWSHHHLLLDGWSVPIIFLEVLVHYKGLCQCDRPILKSPRPYRDYIAWLQQQNLTEAQVFWQEKLKGFTAPTPLGVDQITRTQEDIHAEQTIQLSLTITAALQSLAQQQHLTLNTLIQGAWALLLKKYSGQEDVVFGATVSGRPSTLENVESMVGLFINTLPMRVKIDAFDSLIPWLQLLQEQQVESRQYEYSPLVEIHGWSQVPRHLPLFESIVVFENYPIDASLQEQITDLNIVKVRSFEKTNFPLTLSAIPGSELVLKIAYKCQRFDQPTITRMLGHLETLLTAIAANPDQRLLELPLLTPKEENQLLVEWNQTQVDYPQQSCIHQLFEQQVELTPDAIAVVFENEQLTYRELNTKANQLAHYLQKLGVKPETLVGICIERSLEMVVGLLGILKAGGAYVPLDPAYPPERIAFMLADAQVPILLTQTSLLETLPTHSAQVICLDTDWDKITLYNPQNPQSSVTSENLIYVIYTSGSTGKPKGAMNTHKGLCNRLLWMQDTYNLTPQDRVLQKTPFSFDVSVWEFFWTLITGAKLVIAQPGGHQDSAYLVQLIAREQITTVHFVPAMLQVFLEESGLETCRFLKRVICSGEALPKTLQDRFFALLDADLHNLYGPTEAAIDVTFWQCQPHSQLPFVPIGRPISNTQIYILDGQGKPTPVGVPGELHIGGVGLARGYLNRPDLTNEKFIPHPFSQELDSRLYKTGDLARYLSHGDIEYLGRVDYQVKLRGFRIELGEIESVISQHPDIREVVVIVHSDQADFQRLVAYLVPRSEQKLIIAELRHFLELRLPDYMIPNVFVILEALPLTPNGKVNRKALPIADTFLRDSEVVFVPPRTSIEKTLAAIYVDVLKLEKVSIHDNFFALGGHSLLATKVISRLREAFNLELPLRTLFERPTIAGLAERIETMRLALTQVSRSSSIIQPGRKEIEL
- a CDS encoding non-ribosomal peptide synthetase, translated to MKTTTEFLAYLKSLDIQLWVNGDKLHYSTPTGTLTPTLLGQIKEYKPEIIKLLQNTTLDSSYSTGAIVPVTRDTDIPLSFAQQRLWLIEQIAGNSAIYNESGVVKISGSLQIAVLQQSFAEIVQRHEVLRTSFKNVDGQPIQEIAPNLNITVPVVDWRSLTKTEQELEVQRLIAEEAKRPFDLTQAPLLRVTLLQLEETEYLLQLTIHHILADFWAINLLLDEFTLLYQAFAQGKASPLPPLPIQYADFTVWQRQYLQTDLLETELAYWKQQLHNAPNLLQLPIERSRPPIQTYPGKIHNFSLSKTLTESLKATSRSVGATLFMTLLATFKTLLYRYTGQEDILVGSPIANRNRAEIEKLIGIFANTLVLRTSLSGNPSFRELLIRVREVTLNAYTHQNLPFEKLVEELQLPRDLSYSQLFQVMFSFLNVPQTSLEIPGLTLEILPTHNQTSRFDLTLEFAETESGLIGEVEYNTDLFDAATISSMVGHLETLLTAVAANPDQRLLELPILTPKEENQLLVEWNQTQVDYPQQSCIHQLFEQQVELTPDAIALVFEDEQLTYRELNTKANQLAHYLQKLGVKPETLVGICIERSIEMIVGLLGILKAGGAYVPLDPAYPPERLEFMLADAQVPILLTQASLLTTLPTHSALVVCLDTDWDKITLHSPQNPTSNVKIGNAAYVIYTSGSTGQPKGVLVNHSNIVRLFAATQAWYNFNSQDVWTLFHSYAFDFSVWEIWGALIYGGKLVVVPYLVSRSPEEFYQLLCEERVTVLNQTPSAFRQLIKAEESLGISPELNLRLVIFGGEALELPSLKPWFDQHGDQWPQLVNMYGITETTVHVTYRPLTMVDLNNTASVIGRPIPDLQIYLLDQHFQLVPVGVPGEIYVGGAGVTRGYLNRPDLTKEKFIPHPFSQKLDSRLYKTGDLARYLSNGDIEYLGRVDYQVKLRGFRIELGEIESVLSQHPDIREVVVIVHSDQADFQRLVAYLVPRSKQDLAISELRQFLELQLPDYMIPNVFFTLEALPLTPNGKVNRKALPAPDPIQLSPKTDFVPPSSPVEEILAGIWADVLGLEKVGIHNNFFQLGGHSLIATRVISRIRQVFLQELPLRRLFELPTVAQLAKEIKKSSKSGTGLEIPSIKPHFWTGELPLSFAQQRLWFLTQLEPDSPFYNIPIAVRLQGQLNYDVLEQSFHTIVQRHKTLQTNFQTVAGQPIAFISPTRPIQLNILDLSALPTQQRETEIKQLVLAEAQSPFDLNHDFLLRVKLLNVGEKEHILLLTIHHIIADGWSIGVVMREVSQLYTAFCAGQTPTMPELPIQYTDFASWQRQWLKGEVLQEQILYWRKHLEALPPKLELPTDRPRPAVQTFQGAIHAFTISPELTIALNMLSQQTGSTLFMTLLTAFKVLLGRYTNSTDIVVGTPIANRNQGETEQLVGLFVNTLVLRTDLSGDLTFRELLGRLREVALGAYAHQDLPFEQLVEELQPQRSLSHTPLFQVMFVLQNAPMSALKLAGLTVSAVETELGSAKFDLTLYMEQEDSGLRAAFEYNTDLFDASTISRMAGHLETLLTAITANPDQRLLELPILTPKEENQLLVKWNQTQVDYPQQSCIHQLFEQQVELTPDAIALVFENEQLTYRELNTKANQLAHYLQKLGVKPETLVGICIERSIEMVVGLLGILKAGGAYVPLDPAYPPERIAFMLADAQVPILLTQTSLLETLPTHSAQVICLDTDWDKITLYNPQNPQSSVTSENLIYVIYTSGSTGNPKGAMNTHKGLCNRLLWMQDTYKLTPQDRVLQKTPFSFDVSVWEFFWTLITGAKLVIAQPGGHQDSAYLVQLIAREQITTVHFVPAMLQVFLEESGLETCRCLKRVICSGEALPKTLQDRFFALLDADLHNLYGPTEAAIDVTFWQCQPHSQLPFVPIGRPISNTQIYILDGQGKPTPVGVPGELHIGGVGLARGYLNRPDLTNEKFIPHPFSQELDSRLYKTGDLARYLSNGDIEYLGRVDYQVKLRGFRIELGEIESVLSQHPDVREVVVLAREDLPGEKRLVGYVIRNGEDHKTGYFLGELRSFLKEKLPDYMVPSAFVILDALPLTANGKVDRRSLPAPDATRPDLATAFIPPHNSVEEALAGIWSHVLRREPIGIQDNFFELGGDSILSLQIIFLAHRAGLQLTPKQLFQHQTIAELATVVGKNQLVQPEQGLVIGTHPHTPIQQWFFEQEFLEPYHWNQAVLLEVRQPLNTMLLEQALQHLLVHHDALRMRFERLGDSWRQVNGDLNADVPFTKIKLSTLSEIEVIATQLQASLNLSQGSLVRVCLFDLGANQSSRLLLVIHHLVVDGVSWRILLEDLQTVYEQLILDQVVHLPPKTTSFQDWSKRLTDYAQSEKIKSELDYWLRDAYRNISKLPVDYLGGENIEASVSTVSIFLTVEETQLLLQEVPQAYKTQINDVLLTALVQSFRRWTGTESLLVELEGHGREAIFDDVDLSRTVGWFTNLFPILLELKQTSDLGEELKSIKEQLRRIPNRGIGYGLLRYLSQDGEIKAQLREMPQAEVVFNYLGQIDQVFSNSALFLPTKESCGLTYSLKASRSHVLAVNGIVVNSQLRMDWTYSQNIHKKTTVEQLAQYFLERLRSLIAHCQSSHIGGFTPSDFPLAQFDQKELDAVLAMVEFEGGAIG